The stretch of DNA AAAAGGTGCACCGGCAATTTCTTCATAGACCATGTTCAGAATCTCATTTCCCAGGGAATATCCATATTTATCATTGATAAAATGAAAGTTTTCCACATCAGTGGAGATCAGAGCAAGGGAATGGGTGTTTCCGGTATTACTCTGAATCTGCCGAATCTTTTCGGAAAGAGTTTCAGAAGAAATCGTGGGAATTGCAGTGCCTGCAGAAACGGAACGGGAAGAAAATTTTTTATTTGCTGCAATTTTCTTATGCGCTTTATCCTGATACATTTTCTGATCTGCCGCATTAATAAGATCCTGCATCATAAAGTAGTGATTTTGATAGCTGACCTCGTAACCGATGGCATAGCTTAGCGGAAGGGTGGTTCTGCTATTATATTCCTGTACAAGGGAATTCAGTTTTCGGGCCATCTGTCGAAGAGAGGCTTCAGAAGTATTCTGTTGGATGATGATAAATTCATCTCCTCCGTAACGGGCAAGGAAACTGTCAGAATTAAGGATGCGCGTCAGACAGTAGGAGAAGGACTGGATAAATTCGTCTCCTTTTTCATGCCCGTAGGTGTCATTGACATATTTCAGATCATTCAGATCGAACATCATGACACCGATGCCAAAGGTACTCGGACGGTTATTTAGCTCCAGAATCAGTTTTTCCAGGGAAGTTTTATTGTGGACACCGGTGATATCACGGAAGGCTTTTACGATAAGGCGGGAAAGCAGCTCTCTCTGAATCAGGGAAAGGGCAAGAGTCACCACAAGCAGAGCCAGTGCAATTTCCATAAGCCGGAGCATAGGATAATAAGAAACACCGGGTTCCTGAAGAAATTTCAGGAGATACAGGTCAATGATCAGCAGGATTACAAGCGCCAGCAGGGTGCATTCACAAAGATGAAGTACACTTTTTTCTTTTTTCATAAATTAAATAAATCTCCTTGTTGTTTACTGATAAAATGGCAGAGTATTTCAGACTTGCACGATGATCATTTTGGCAAAGTCCTGATTGATGCCGATCTTGCTTTCCTGGATTCGTACAATATAAGAGCCGAAAAGAATCGACAGAATCCGTACCGTTGCTCCTTCAAGAAAACCAAGCGTTTCCAGATGATGGCGTTCGTTTTCATTGCCGCATATTTTTTGAATGATATAATCTGTGTTGATATCAGCTAAATTCAGTGGCATAGTTCCTCCGACAAAATGGTTTTATTTTAAATTAGTTTTAACTAACATTATATCGCAAAGAAAAGATATGTCAATGGTTTGCAGAGTGTTACTTTTGAGTGAAATTTTTCAAAGCAGTTTTATATGGGACGACAGGCAGAGCAGTTTGTGATATGATAAAAAAATATCGTCAATAAATATAAGAATGTTTAGAAATTGTTTAGCCGACAGGCGTATAAGGAAGATGAATAAAAATGCAGCAGGGGAGATAGAAAAATGGATACGGTAAAATAAGATTTCAGCAGACTTTTTCGCTGTATGCAGCGCGCCGAAAGAGGAGAAGAGCTGACAATAGGCTTCTTTGGCGGTTCAATCACCCAGGGCAAGATCCTGAAGCCGCTGACTAATCTTGTGAGCAGCTTTGCCATGGGAACTACGGTTCTGCTGGGGCAGCAGATTGGCTGTGGAGAGCGGAAAAAGGGAGGTCGGACGGTGGGAACTGCCATTGTGATGTTCGGAGTGATCGCGCTGATCATGACTGTGATCCTTGTGATTTTTGCGCCTCAGGTCAGCAGTATCATGAATGCGCCGGAAGAAGCCTTTGACAAGACTGTGGATTATGTACGGATCTGCTGGTAAGTATTTCCTTCCTGATCATTCTTGCCATCGTGAATTCCATGGATGTGACAGCTTCCGCAGGAGTGGGAGTTGCGGAAAAAGTCTGCGCGTTTATCATGCTGATCTCCTCAGCATTTATGCAGTCCATCTCTGCTTTTGTGGCTCAGAATTACGGCGCAGGACGGATGGACTGTGCGAAAAAAGCGCTGCATTATGGTGTGGCAGTTTCTTTTGCCATCGGCGTGGGAATGTTTTTCCTGTCATTTTTCCATGGAGGTGCTCTGGCGGGAATCTTCTCGTCGGATACCATGGTTATTGATGCGGCGGCAGATTATCTGAAAGCCTATGCCATTGACTGCATGCTTACGGCGATCTTTTTCTGCTACATCGGTTTCTATAATGGAATCGGTCTGACAAAGTTTGTGATGATCTAGGGAATCCTGGGCGCTTTCTGTGTCCGTGTTCCGGTATCCTGGTTTATGAGCCGCCAGCCGGAAGCGACACTGTTTGATATCGGTCTGGCGACACCAATGTCCTCTGCGCAGCAGATCGCGCTTTGCCTTGGCTGCATGCTGTATCTGAAAAAGAAGCAGCGTGTATAAAGTGATATGGTACGGGATTATTATGGTAATGGAAATGTACTTATATGAAAAAAGAGGAAAATGCTATGACCTATACAACGGATTATCAGTCACCACTGGGAACGATCTTTCTTGCGGCAGATGAAAAAGGTCTTACCGGTCTGTGGCTGGAAGGGCAGAAATACTATGCTGCCCAGATAAAAAAAGAAGAATGCAGGCAGGAAGAAGCGCCGGTGCTGAAAGAAACAAAGCGCTGGCTGGATATTTATTTTCAGGGAAAAGAGCCGGATTTTATGCCGGCGCTTCATCCGGTGGGAACGGAATTTCAATGTGCGGTGTGGGAGATCCTGCGCAGGATTCCTTACGGCCGGACGATCACCTACGGTGAGATCGCCGGACAGCTTGCCGCACAGCGGGGCGTGAAAAAAATGTCCGCGCAGGCGGTAGGAGGAGCGGTGGGTCATAATAAGATATCCATTATCATTCCCTGCCATCGTGTGGTAGGAAGTAACGGAAGTCTCACCGGATATGCCGGCGGGATCGACAAGAAGATCGCGCTTCTGAAACTGGAAAAAACAGATATAACCGGATTTTTTGTTCCGAAGAAGGGAACGGCACTGTAGAAAAACAGAAAACGTTTTCAGAAATATGCACTGTTGATTCTTTTATAATTATGATAAAATAAATAAAAATTTTGTACGGGAGGAATCATCATGGAGAATATTTTTCACAGAGTAAGTATCCGAAAATATGAAGACAGACCGGTAGAGAAAGAAAAGATCCTGCAGATCCTGAAAGCAGGTATGCAGGCT from Blautia sp. SC05B48 encodes:
- a CDS encoding diguanylate cyclase domain-containing protein; its protein translation is MKKEKSVLHLCECTLLALVILLIIDLYLLKFLQEPGVSYYPMLRLMEIALALLVVTLALSLIQRELLSRLIVKAFRDITGVHNKTSLEKLILELNNRPSTFGIGVMMFDLNDLKYVNDTYGHEKGDEFIQSFSYCLTRILNSDSFLARYGGDEFIIIQQNTSEASLRQMARKLNSLVQEYNSRTTLPLSYAIGYEVSYQNHYFMMQDLINAADQKMYQDKAHKKIAANKKFSSRSVSAGTAIPTISSETLSEKIRQIQSNTGNTHSLALISTDVENFHFINDKYGYSLGNEILNMVYEEIAGAPFTIFTTRFFSDVFISIADISDLTNDAFLSEIQALDRKICKRMRNTFHVNFFRTNSGICLVPDADTTPETILSCANVARRLSKKMLSPCCIYSDEIDRQEKMQAEILHSFHQALKNEEFQIYFQPKVTPQNGNISSAEVLVRWIRDQKMLWSPAVYIPLFEQNGFVIRLDYYVYEKTFRWLQESVEFLPENFRLSLNVSPLHFEEPENFVKKICSLMKLRSTENSWGIL
- a CDS encoding FeoA family protein, with translation MPLNLADINTDYIIQKICGNENERHHLETLGFLEGATVRILSILFGSYIVRIQESKIGINQDFAKMIIVQV
- a CDS encoding MATE family efflux transporter — its product is MQRAERGEELTIGFFGGSITQGKILKPLTNLVSSFAMGTTVLLGQQIGCGERKKGGRTVGTAIVMFGVIALIMTVILVIFAPQVSSIMNAPEEAFDKTVDYVRICW
- a CDS encoding MATE family efflux transporter translates to MDVTASAGVGVAEKVCAFIMLISSAFMQSISAFVAQNYGAGRMDCAKKALHYGVAVSFAIGVGMFFLSFFHGGALAGIFSSDTMVIDAAADYLKAYAIDCMLTAIFFCYIGFYNGIGLTKFVMI
- a CDS encoding methylated-DNA--[protein]-cysteine S-methyltransferase encodes the protein MTYTTDYQSPLGTIFLAADEKGLTGLWLEGQKYYAAQIKKEECRQEEAPVLKETKRWLDIYFQGKEPDFMPALHPVGTEFQCAVWEILRRIPYGRTITYGEIAGQLAAQRGVKKMSAQAVGGAVGHNKISIIIPCHRVVGSNGSLTGYAGGIDKKIALLKLEKTDITGFFVPKKGTAL